agggtgtcgctgtgcaAGGAATCAGTGGAGTGAAAAAACCTACCCTGTACGTGTGCCCTAATCGTGGAACAGCAGAGAGGGCCACGCCCCGCGTGCCGACGCAAAGAGCTTCGAAGATGGAGCAGACAGCGGCCGTCCAAACAGCCACAAGATGGAGAACAACTAGCGGGGTGGTGCAGTCGGGCTTCCTCTGTTCGCTCAACTCTGTCACAGAGGCAAGTCGCACAACCACACAACACGGGGCAGCCAAGCATCTGCACAGAGGTGTGGCAGATCGCTCAGGGGCAACCACGAGGGCACCAAAGGCCGCGACGACAAGCAAACGTGCGAGGAAGATCTCGGAGTAGCGCAGGTGGCACAAAAAGGAGTCACATCCCTCATTCCCGTGTCCTGCGAGGGCTTTCGACAGGTACCAGGCATGTGAAGAACAGCTGTGGTGCACAGCCGGCACCACAGCCAACACACTCATGGGAGGAGCGAGGACCATCCGCGCAACGCTCTTGTTGGTTTTCTGACTGCTTTGGAGGACTCTGGCGTGTCGAACATGTTGATAAGCGGCTCCTTTTTAAAGCGTGGGCGTTTGCGTCGGAAGCGGAGGGAAGCAGCAGTAGTCCGGAAACAGATGCGGAGGAGGGCATGGGCGGAGAGTGGTGGACATTTTGAAAGGAGAAGTTAGGGAAAACGCATGCGAGCCTGCTGCAGGCCACCTCGGCCTGAGCGATTTCTTGTCTTTCTCAATCCAGCAGTGTGGAAGTGCATGCTGGTGTGTAAGAGTTGCGAAGGTGAGGGAGACTGAAtcagagctgctgcgagacGGCTGATAGTCGACACTTGAACGGGTGCACCCGCGCTAGTGGATGAAGCGTACTCACAATCTGCTGCATGCGCTTGGAGCTCAGGCCAAGGACGCTAGACTGCAGCTTGCCGTACCAAGCTCCTGTGATCTTCTATTTTCttttgtctctctccccccgcAGGGGTCGGCCAGGAGTATTCTGGAAATCAATTCAAAAAAGGGGCCAACGCCAAAGTAAAACAAGAGGGCATTGGGACAGAAGAAAGAAGTGTATCTATGAATGCACACGAGTCCCTGCCGCCCGTCGCTCACACAGCCGTGTAGGCTAGAAAGACAGGCAGCAAGGGACCAGGGCACGATTGCTTACGCATAGCCGTAGAGGATGTGGCcttgcttgcgcagcgcgttcACAACATCGCACGCCGTCACGGTCTTCTTGCGCGCGTACTCGGTGtaggccgtgctgcagcgcacaaTGTCCTCCACGTAGGCCttcagcacgcggcgcacctcttcGTAGACCTCGCTCGAGATGCGCTtcacgccaccgcggcgcgccatgcggcggacgcagccgcgagTGATGCCGCGGAtgttgtcgcgcagcaccttcttctgTCGCTTCTGGCTGCTCTTGGCATCAGCGGAACGCTTGCCCTTGGCCATGGCTGAATGTGCCGGTGAGGAAAGGGGTGtgcttggggggggggggaagtaGGCGGTGGATGAAAGCGTGGTGTGGAGGCTGAATGGGATCACCAAATAGCAAAAATGTTGAGATGATAAAGTCTTGAAAGAAATGAAAGGTAGAAGGCATTTAAAGCCGCTGAAGGGCCGCTTgaaaggcagcagcagaacgctgaaagaggaagggggtggtgtTTTGGCGATACCTCGTGGTATGTTTTCAGCACTGGAAGCACGCAGAGCTACATGATCGGAAGTTTTTGCCTTTCATTGACATTAAAGCAACTTCGAGCACTCCTCGCGCGCCTTCCTTTTGTTCCTTTTGTAGATTCTGTACGTCACTCTTTTCCTTCATGTTAGACGTGCATGTACGTGCTTTGAAAGAAGGTCGTCTCTTTACGGTGTGGCACGAGTGCGTATACCCAGCAGGGGCTTCTTTGATGCTGACAATGGCAGGCCAccgcgcctcgctgcgcgagTCCGGCAGAAAATCTCAGGGACTGTGAAAGGGGCTCGGGCACACGGCAAAGAAAGGAATATGCTGCACTGTTTCGTTGCACC
The sequence above is drawn from the Leishmania donovani BPK282A1 complete genome, chromosome 15 genome and encodes:
- a CDS encoding histone H4, encoding MAKGKRSADAKSSQKRQKKVLRDNIRGITRGCVRRMARRGGVKRISSEVYEEVRRVLKAYVEDIVRCSTAYTEYARKKTVTACDVVNALRKQGHILYGYA